The following are encoded in a window of bacterium genomic DNA:
- a CDS encoding alpha/beta fold hydrolase codes for MRARVLITRGPQAMVADRAFLSSTGIIVPADDGNWPPGAIVDVDFTLQDEAHAFTGEAKAIRRIPAANGGPAGIEFEFLKLDHDKKTLFEQLQDLNRVRRVATRSVFDIAHYLRHQARGNRVPGRDFGEPGSGHRPPVLVIHGFLGTRGAMFLLEQRLKSIGFPVFSIPLGMLNVDDIAASARVIAERIEALAAKYGFDRINILGHSMGGLIALYYIKRLGGDRRVRRLVSIGTPYRGASMALGALVAAPWLALFMKSITQIVPGSSFLEELHAGPLPKDVEFVSLIARNDQVVDPHSCVLRGAHNIVLATNHAGLVVAPKTFAAIDRVLRGEWAPPVQNVA; via the coding sequence ATGCGGGCGCGCGTCCTGATCACGCGTGGCCCGCAGGCGATGGTCGCCGACCGCGCGTTTCTTTCCTCGACGGGCATCATCGTCCCGGCGGATGACGGCAACTGGCCGCCCGGCGCGATCGTCGACGTCGATTTCACGCTTCAGGACGAGGCGCACGCCTTCACCGGCGAGGCCAAGGCGATCCGCCGCATCCCGGCCGCGAACGGCGGCCCCGCAGGCATCGAGTTCGAATTCCTGAAACTCGATCACGACAAAAAAACACTGTTCGAGCAACTTCAGGATCTCAACCGGGTGCGCCGTGTGGCGACGCGCAGCGTTTTCGATATCGCGCATTACCTTCGCCATCAGGCGCGCGGCAACCGCGTTCCCGGCCGGGATTTCGGCGAGCCGGGGTCCGGCCACCGCCCGCCCGTGCTTGTCATTCACGGATTTCTCGGCACGCGCGGCGCCATGTTTCTCCTTGAGCAGCGCCTGAAGAGCATCGGGTTTCCGGTCTTTTCCATTCCGCTTGGCATGTTGAACGTGGACGATATCGCGGCCTCCGCGCGCGTCATCGCGGAAAGAATCGAAGCCCTTGCCGCGAAATACGGTTTTGACCGCATCAACATCCTCGGCCATTCGATGGGCGGGCTGATTGCACTTTATTACATCAAGCGGCTCGGAGGCGATCGCCGCGTGCGGCGGCTCGTCTCGATCGGAACGCCGTACCGGGGCGCGTCGATGGCGCTTGGCGCGCTCGTTGCCGCGCCGTGGCTCGCCCTGTTCATGAAAAGCATCACGCAGATCGTGCCGGGCAGCTCGTTTCTCGAAGAGTTGCACGCCGGGCCGCTGCCGAAGGACGTGGAGTTCGTCAGCCTCATCGCGCGCAATGATCAGGTCGTCGACCCGCATAGCTGCGTGCTCCGCGGCGCGCACAATATCGTGCTGGCGACCAACCACGCGGGGCTCGTCGTCGCGCCCAAGACCTTCGCCGCGATCGACCGCGTGTTGCGCGGCGAATGGGCGCCGCCGGTTCAGAACGTCGCGTAG